The following are from one region of the Prevotella communis genome:
- a CDS encoding DNA topoisomerase 3 — translation MIVCIAEKPSVAKDIARIIGANSSHDGYMEGNGYQVTWTFGHLCELKMPEDYTPVWKAWSLSALPMIPPKFGIRLKDDAGIKKQFAIIESLMQKADGIINCGDAGQEGELIQRWVMQKAQAKCPVQRLWISSMTDEAIREGFATLKDQNEYQSLYLAGLSRAVGDWLLGINCTRLYTIKYGQNRQVLSIGRVQTPTLALIVNRQKEIDNFKPEPYWVLATVYRDTTFTATSGKFTSKEEGEKAFATIEGKPFTVTKVEKKNGKETPPSLYDLTSLQVDCNKKFGFSAEMTLNIIQQLYEQKLTTYPRVDTTFLPDDVYAKCPQTMNGLFQVKFAGQSVYADLVKALGGKPLQKSKKVFDSSKVTDHHAIIPTGIVPQNLTDVQRKVYDLIARRFISVFYPDCKFAQTTVLGDVDGVEFKVTGRTIIDPGWRAVYAKDAQTDDDEKKPEEEERTLPAFVKGESGEHTPTLTEKMTTPPKYYTEATLLRAMETAGKLVEDEELRRAMKENGIGRPSTRAAIIETLFKRHYIRKERKNLLATPTGIELIDLIREELLKSAELTGIWEKKLRDIEAKKYDPMQFIDELKQQVTEIVREVIGDTTNRRVTVTTEEDLKVKKKRATKSTAPKSNNSPLSQRGAGGESAGGESAGGESGDSLAGQPCPVCGQGTIIKGKTAYGCSRWKEGCTFRKPFEQ, via the coding sequence ATGATTGTTTGTATAGCAGAGAAACCCAGCGTGGCGAAAGATATAGCACGTATCATCGGTGCTAACAGTAGTCACGACGGATATATGGAAGGCAACGGCTATCAGGTGACGTGGACATTCGGTCATCTGTGTGAGCTGAAGATGCCCGAGGACTATACGCCCGTGTGGAAGGCGTGGAGTCTGTCGGCACTACCCATGATTCCGCCTAAGTTCGGCATCCGCCTGAAGGACGATGCAGGCATCAAGAAGCAGTTTGCCATCATCGAGAGCCTGATGCAGAAGGCCGACGGCATCATCAACTGCGGTGACGCCGGACAGGAGGGTGAACTGATTCAGCGATGGGTGATGCAGAAAGCGCAGGCCAAGTGTCCGGTGCAGCGCCTGTGGATATCGTCGATGACCGACGAAGCCATCCGCGAGGGTTTCGCCACGCTGAAAGACCAGAACGAATATCAGTCGCTCTACCTGGCTGGACTGTCGAGGGCTGTGGGCGACTGGCTCCTTGGTATAAACTGTACGCGCCTGTATACCATTAAATATGGACAGAATAGGCAGGTGCTCTCCATCGGTCGTGTGCAGACGCCCACGCTGGCGCTGATCGTGAACCGTCAGAAGGAGATAGACAACTTCAAGCCGGAGCCCTACTGGGTGCTGGCCACCGTATATCGTGACACAACGTTCACGGCCACATCGGGTAAGTTCACGTCGAAGGAGGAGGGTGAGAAGGCCTTTGCCACCATCGAGGGAAAGCCATTCACGGTGACGAAGGTGGAGAAGAAAAACGGTAAGGAGACGCCGCCAAGCCTGTATGACCTGACCTCGCTGCAGGTGGACTGCAACAAGAAATTCGGGTTCTCGGCTGAGATGACGCTGAACATTATCCAGCAGCTCTACGAACAGAAACTGACCACCTATCCGCGTGTGGATACCACCTTCCTGCCGGATGATGTGTATGCTAAATGTCCGCAGACAATGAACGGACTGTTCCAAGTGAAGTTTGCCGGACAATCAGTTTATGCTGATTTGGTTAAAGCGTTGGGTGGTAAGCCGTTACAGAAGTCAAAGAAGGTGTTTGACTCGTCGAAAGTGACCGACCACCACGCCATTATCCCCACGGGAATCGTGCCCCAGAACCTGACGGATGTACAGCGTAAGGTGTACGACCTGATAGCCCGCCGTTTCATCTCGGTGTTCTATCCCGACTGTAAGTTTGCACAGACCACGGTACTGGGAGATGTGGACGGTGTGGAGTTCAAGGTGACCGGTCGTACCATCATTGATCCGGGATGGCGTGCCGTGTATGCAAAGGACGCTCAGACGGATGATGACGAGAAGAAGCCGGAGGAGGAAGAGCGCACGTTGCCTGCCTTCGTGAAAGGCGAGAGTGGGGAACATACGCCTACGCTGACGGAGAAGATGACCACGCCGCCAAAGTACTATACGGAGGCCACGCTGTTGCGTGCGATGGAGACGGCCGGTAAGCTGGTGGAGGATGAGGAACTGCGCAGGGCGATGAAGGAGAACGGTATCGGCCGTCCGTCAACGCGTGCTGCCATCATCGAGACGCTGTTCAAGCGCCATTATATCCGCAAGGAACGCAAGAACCTGTTGGCCACGCCTACGGGTATAGAACTGATAGACTTGATTCGTGAGGAGCTCCTGAAGAGTGCCGAACTGACGGGTATCTGGGAGAAGAAACTTCGCGACATAGAGGCGAAGAAATACGATCCGATGCAGTTTATCGATGAACTGAAGCAGCAGGTCACGGAAATTGTCCGCGAGGTGATTGGCGACACCACCAACCGTCGTGTCACCGTGACCACCGAAGAAGACCTGAAGGTCAAGAAGAAGCGCGCAACAAAATCCACTGCTCCCAAGTCTAACAACTCCCCTCTCTCACAGAGAGGGGCTGGGGGTGAGTCTGCAGGGGGTGAGTCTGCTGGGGGTGAGTCCGGTGATTCTTTGGCTGGCCAACCTTGCCCTGTTTGCGGCCAAGGCACCATTATCAAGGGCAAAACGGCCTATGGCTGTTCGCGCTGGAAGGAAGGATGCACTTTCCGCAAACCTTTTGAGCAATAA
- a CDS encoding OmpA family protein, with the protein MRKLIAIIYTALIGLLVTGCGADSAMRKGDKFYALGEYNDAADQYKKAYSQTKSKDKPLRGQRALKLADCYRRINYTQKAIGAYQNAVRFKQADSTAMLHLGRLQLKNGSYKEAEKIFKTLEDSMPRNILVKNGLQSAQMAPKWKAEAQYSGYTVKKQDLFNSRRSEYSPMLAGDDYNQLYFSSTRSQAKGDELSGITGTKNADIFFSQKDDKGKWSKPEVIETDLNTEFDEGACVFTPDFKTMYLTVCKTDPEYPRFAQIATAQRSDASWGKATELEITKDTLSTFAHPAISPDGMWLYFVSDMPGGLGGYDIWRVEITAHGLNSLENLGAPINTPGNEMFPTFRPNGDLYFSSDGHPGFGGLDIFIASPNKDGVYVIEHPGAPLNSQGDDFGMTFEGLHNRGYFSSNRGDARGWDHIYSFEKQEVVQTVKGWVYEKDGYELPEALVYMVGNDGTNKKLSVKGDGSFTELIDPNVDYVFLGTCKGYLNHTEELRVEPVLESEEYVLQFPLASLTAPVLIRNIFYDFDKATLRPESTMALDSLIELLNENANITIELSAHTDYRGSAAYNERLSQRRAESVVNYLIEHGIAADRLKPVGYGKMKPKTVKRKLTETYPWLKEGDVLTEEFIKALDEEKQEICNQLNRRTEFTVLRTTYGMDAKSADAPSSEPVQPQPGR; encoded by the coding sequence ATGCGCAAACTTATCGCAATCATATATACAGCATTAATCGGTCTCCTCGTCACAGGATGTGGAGCCGATTCTGCTATGCGTAAGGGTGACAAGTTCTATGCCCTGGGTGAATACAATGATGCTGCCGACCAGTACAAGAAGGCCTACTCGCAGACGAAGTCGAAGGACAAGCCCTTGCGCGGGCAGCGAGCCTTGAAACTGGCCGACTGCTACCGACGTATCAACTACACGCAGAAGGCTATCGGAGCCTACCAGAATGCGGTGCGATTTAAGCAGGCCGACTCTACGGCGATGCTCCATCTTGGGCGCTTGCAACTGAAAAACGGGTCGTATAAGGAGGCTGAGAAGATATTTAAAACGTTAGAGGATTCTATGCCGCGTAACATTCTGGTTAAGAATGGATTACAAAGTGCGCAGATGGCGCCGAAATGGAAGGCGGAAGCCCAGTATTCAGGCTATACGGTGAAGAAGCAGGACCTGTTTAACTCGCGCCGGTCGGAGTACTCACCGATGTTGGCTGGCGATGATTACAACCAATTGTATTTCTCGAGTACTCGCAGTCAGGCAAAGGGCGACGAACTGAGTGGCATCACGGGTACGAAGAATGCGGATATCTTCTTCTCACAGAAAGATGACAAGGGAAAATGGTCGAAGCCGGAGGTGATAGAGACCGACCTGAACACGGAGTTTGATGAGGGTGCCTGTGTCTTTACGCCCGACTTCAAGACGATGTATCTCACGGTGTGTAAGACCGACCCGGAATATCCGCGCTTTGCACAGATAGCCACCGCCCAGCGTAGTGATGCATCGTGGGGTAAGGCTACCGAACTGGAGATTACGAAGGACACGCTATCTACGTTTGCGCATCCTGCCATATCGCCCGATGGCATGTGGCTCTATTTCGTCAGCGACATGCCCGGCGGACTGGGCGGCTATGATATCTGGCGTGTGGAGATTACGGCCCACGGACTGAACAGTCTGGAGAATCTGGGGGCGCCTATCAACACGCCCGGCAACGAGATGTTTCCCACGTTCCGCCCGAATGGAGACTTGTATTTCTCGAGCGACGGGCATCCGGGATTCGGAGGCTTGGATATCTTTATAGCTTCGCCTAATAAGGATGGGGTGTATGTGATAGAGCACCCTGGCGCACCGCTCAACTCGCAGGGTGATGACTTCGGCATGACTTTCGAGGGACTGCACAACAGGGGCTATTTCTCGTCGAACCGTGGCGACGCACGCGGATGGGACCATATCTACTCGTTTGAGAAGCAGGAGGTGGTACAGACGGTGAAGGGCTGGGTGTACGAGAAAGACGGATACGAACTGCCTGAGGCACTGGTCTATATGGTGGGTAATGACGGTACGAACAAGAAACTGAGCGTGAAGGGTGACGGTTCGTTTACGGAACTGATAGACCCCAACGTGGACTATGTGTTCCTGGGTACGTGTAAGGGCTACCTGAACCATACGGAGGAGTTGCGCGTAGAACCGGTACTGGAGTCGGAGGAATACGTGCTGCAGTTCCCCCTGGCATCGCTCACGGCGCCTGTGCTCATCAGGAATATCTTCTATGATTTCGACAAGGCTACGCTGCGCCCGGAGTCAACCATGGCGCTGGATAGCTTAATAGAACTGCTCAACGAGAATGCGAATATCACCATCGAACTGAGTGCGCATACCGACTATCGTGGTTCGGCGGCCTACAACGAGCGACTCTCACAGCGTCGTGCGGAGAGTGTGGTGAATTATCTGATAGAACATGGTATAGCGGCGGATCGCCTGAAGCCCGTGGGCTACGGTAAGATGAAGCCTAAGACGGTGAAGCGCAAGCTCACGGAGACCTACCCCTGGCTGAAGGAGGGCGATGTGCTGACGGAGGAATTCATCAAGGCCCTAGACGAGGAGAAACAGGAGATATGCAACCAGTTGAACCGCCGCACGGAATTCACCGTGCTGCGTACAACCTACGGCATGGATGCTAAATCTGCAGACGCTCCATCTTCTGAACCAGTTCAACCACAGCCAGGGAGATAA
- a CDS encoding DUF5056 domain-containing protein has product MTEINDQLLEQFFQPAKAVKVEDNGFTERVMRKVPYNAVCLSHLWTLFCVLLGIVAFVVFVGWQPIFRGILTLLNTNIGDLHPVPIFMTAGVLISLAVVELVQKMERLQI; this is encoded by the coding sequence ATGACGGAAATAAATGATCAATTACTGGAACAGTTCTTCCAACCCGCAAAGGCGGTGAAGGTGGAAGACAACGGATTTACGGAACGTGTGATGCGCAAGGTGCCTTATAACGCCGTGTGCCTGTCGCATCTGTGGACACTCTTCTGCGTGCTGCTGGGCATCGTGGCCTTCGTGGTATTCGTAGGCTGGCAACCCATCTTCCGCGGTATCCTCACACTCCTGAATACCAATATCGGCGATTTGCACCCCGTACCCATCTTCATGACAGCCGGTGTACTTATCTCCCTGGCTGTGGTTGAACTGGTTCAGAAGATGGAGCGTCTGCAGATTTAG
- a CDS encoding RNA polymerase sigma factor, whose translation MQSLSDISLVAQVAVFHNRRAFDQLVRKYQSPVRRFLLNLTLGNEALSDDLAQDTFIRAYTHITQFQGIASFQTWLFRIAYNVYYDDKRRTHPQPLSEREGSGRPLEQSQSTPLTYREGTGVGLDIHSALAILKEEERVCVTLQLIDGYSLDEIAKMTEMPVNTVKSHLRRGKEKLTTYLKNNGYDGNK comes from the coding sequence ATGCAGTCGCTAAGCGATATATCCCTCGTAGCACAGGTGGCGGTATTCCACAACCGACGGGCCTTCGACCAGTTGGTAAGGAAATACCAGTCGCCCGTGCGCCGGTTCCTGCTCAACCTCACGCTGGGCAACGAGGCGCTGAGCGACGACCTGGCACAGGACACCTTTATCCGTGCCTATACCCACATCACGCAATTCCAGGGTATCGCCTCGTTTCAGACCTGGCTCTTCCGTATTGCGTATAATGTGTACTATGACGACAAGAGGAGGACTCACCCCCAGCCCCTCTCTGAGAGAGAGGGGAGTGGTCGCCCTCTGGAGCAAAGTCAATCTACGCCCCTCACTTACAGGGAGGGGACGGGGGTGGGTCTTGATATCCACTCAGCCCTCGCCATCCTCAAGGAGGAAGAGCGAGTGTGCGTGACCCTACAGCTCATCGACGGCTATTCGCTCGACGAGATAGCCAAGATGACAGAAATGCCGGTGAATACGGTGAAGTCGCACCTGCGACGCGGTAAAGAGAAACTGACGACCTACTTAAAGAATAATGGCTATGACGGAAATAAATGA
- a CDS encoding DUF6249 domain-containing protein, translated as MKKILFTLVLAIMTMAVPMEAQKKAATPKNDTVPQIEAYSDTTSLDSAAMDEDFWDEDEVWDRMSASDTNSLMSEIGIDDGLLGMLFVIIVLIIIFILAPVGLIGIILFFVYKSRKQKMRMMEMAMKSGKQIPVEAVGMPSQKGEDVWNKGVKQIFLGAGVGLLLWVIIGKLGMAIGVLITLIGIGNMAIGYGAKQKQKEQELHDRMFNKGSESRTSTQEPEHE; from the coding sequence ATGAAAAAGATTCTATTTACACTGGTACTTGCCATCATGACCATGGCAGTGCCCATGGAAGCACAGAAGAAGGCTGCTACGCCTAAGAATGACACCGTGCCTCAGATAGAGGCATACTCTGACACCACATCATTGGACTCAGCTGCAATGGATGAGGACTTCTGGGATGAAGATGAAGTATGGGACAGAATGAGTGCCTCTGACACCAATTCCCTGATGAGTGAAATAGGCATTGACGACGGTCTGTTAGGTATGTTATTTGTGATTATCGTCCTGATTATTATCTTTATCCTGGCCCCGGTTGGCCTGATAGGCATCATCCTGTTCTTCGTCTATAAGAGCCGCAAGCAGAAGATGCGCATGATGGAGATGGCCATGAAGAGTGGCAAGCAGATACCCGTAGAGGCCGTGGGCATGCCCAGCCAGAAAGGAGAGGACGTGTGGAACAAAGGTGTCAAGCAGATATTCCTCGGCGCTGGCGTTGGCTTACTGCTGTGGGTGATTATCGGCAAACTCGGAATGGCTATCGGTGTCCTCATCACCCTGATTGGCATTGGTAACATGGCTATCGGTTATGGTGCCAAGCAGAAGCAGAAGGAGCAGGAGCTGCACGACCGCATGTTCAACAAAGGCAGCGAGAGCAGAACATCCACCCAGGAACCAGAACACGAATAA